From the Sphingomonas mesophila genome, one window contains:
- a CDS encoding cation:proton antiporter yields MAGEISGSGMHDALVILGAAGIVIPAFARFRISPVIGFLLVGLIVGPSGLGGLARDHPWLSPLTISSRESLEPFANLGIILLLFGIGLELSFRRLYGMRRMVFGIGAAQMLGAAAVIFAVLQMIGDWPVKSALALSLALAMSSTALCLKIAGTRTPVGRAALSMLLFEDLALVPLLFFFGTVDAQGVGDLVRVVALGTLVILAMLIAGRFLLPPLFAQAARTKSPELFLAVSLVVVILAAAATSAVGLGPIIGALVAGLLIAETEYHSEVEVVTAPLRGLALGVFLITVGMLIDVAALAGDWPLLLAALAGVMAVKVVVTGLLLKYGGAGSGVAAETSVLMASPSETTLIVIAAAGAAGVLTGETVAFWSAATALGLMLTPLLAALGKRLARRVETGQLAEAEIEDVAGRTVIFGFGRVGRMVADMLAEHGRPYLAVDHDIDGIGAARDAGHAVMFGDVARREMVDKLALDHAAAAVLTMDDPVLTQRLARRLRRQFPDLPIIARARDAAHAAKLYRAGVTDAVPEAMEASLQLSEAVLVDIGVAMGPVIASIHEKRSELRAEIMEEGELEHEPSLGRRRVRDMAGNRDV; encoded by the coding sequence ATGGCCGGCGAAATCAGTGGCAGCGGGATGCACGACGCGCTGGTGATCCTGGGCGCGGCGGGGATCGTCATCCCGGCCTTCGCGCGCTTCCGCATCAGCCCGGTGATCGGCTTCCTGCTGGTCGGGCTCATCGTCGGGCCGTCGGGGCTTGGCGGGCTGGCGCGGGACCATCCGTGGCTGAGCCCGCTGACCATCAGCAGCCGCGAGAGCCTGGAGCCGTTCGCCAATCTAGGGATCATCCTGCTGCTGTTCGGGATCGGGCTCGAGCTCAGCTTCCGCCGGCTCTACGGCATGCGGCGGATGGTGTTCGGGATCGGCGCGGCGCAGATGCTCGGCGCGGCGGCGGTGATCTTCGCGGTGCTGCAGATGATCGGCGACTGGCCGGTCAAGAGCGCGCTGGCGCTGAGCCTGGCACTGGCGATGAGCTCGACCGCCCTCTGCCTAAAGATCGCCGGAACGCGGACACCGGTCGGTCGGGCGGCGCTGTCGATGCTGCTGTTCGAGGATCTGGCGCTGGTCCCACTGCTGTTCTTCTTCGGAACGGTCGACGCGCAAGGGGTCGGCGACCTGGTGCGGGTGGTGGCGCTGGGGACGTTGGTCATCCTGGCGATGCTGATCGCGGGGCGCTTCCTGCTGCCGCCGTTGTTCGCCCAGGCGGCGCGGACCAAGAGCCCGGAGCTGTTCCTGGCGGTCAGCTTGGTAGTGGTGATCCTGGCCGCGGCGGCGACCAGCGCGGTCGGTCTGGGGCCGATCATCGGCGCGCTCGTCGCCGGATTGCTGATCGCGGAGACCGAATATCACAGCGAGGTCGAGGTGGTGACGGCGCCGCTGCGGGGCCTCGCGCTGGGCGTGTTCCTGATCACCGTCGGCATGCTGATTGACGTCGCCGCGCTGGCCGGCGACTGGCCGCTGCTGCTCGCTGCGCTGGCCGGGGTGATGGCGGTCAAGGTCGTCGTCACTGGACTGCTGCTCAAATATGGCGGCGCCGGGAGCGGCGTCGCGGCCGAAACGTCGGTGCTGATGGCGAGCCCGTCGGAAACGACGCTGATCGTCATCGCGGCGGCCGGGGCGGCAGGCGTCTTGACGGGTGAGACGGTCGCCTTCTGGTCGGCGGCGACGGCGCTCGGGCTGATGCTGACGCCCTTGCTCGCGGCGCTTGGCAAGCGACTGGCGCGGCGGGTCGAGACCGGGCAGCTGGCCGAGGCGGAGATCGAGGACGTCGCCGGGCGAACGGTAATCTTCGGCTTCGGGCGGGTCGGTCGGATGGTCGCGGACATGCTCGCCGAGCACGGCCGGCCCTATCTGGCGGTCGACCACGACATCGACGGCATCGGCGCGGCACGCGACGCCGGCCATGCGGTGATGTTTGGTGACGTCGCCCGGCGCGAGATGGTCGACAAATTGGCGCTCGACCATGCCGCGGCGGCGGTGCTGACGATGGACGATCCGGTGCTGACCCAGCGGTTGGCGCGGCGGCTGAGGCGGCAGTTCCCGGACCTGCCGATCATCGCCCGAGCGCGCGACGCGGCCCATGCCGCCAAGCTCTATCGCGCCGGGGTGACCGACGCGGTGCCCGAGGCGATGGAGGCGTCGCTGCAGCTGAGCGAGGCGGTGCTGGTCGACATCGGCGTGGCGATGGGGCCGGTGATCGCCTCGATCCACGAAAAGCGCAGCGAGTTGCGCGCCGAGATCATGGAGGAAGGCGAGCTCGAGCATGAGCCGAGCCTCGGGCGGCGGCGGGTGCGCGACATGGCGGGGAACAGGGATGTTTAG
- a CDS encoding FAD-dependent oxidoreductase: MADVLIVGGGPAGMMAGLLFARAGVSVRVLEKHADFFRDFRGDTVHPSTMEILDQLGMLERFLERPHSRVDRAQLRIAGRDWTIGDLSHLATPAPFIAFMPQWEFLDFLRDEARSFPGFELSMNAAVDGLIERDGRVMGVRLADGSELHAPLTIAADGRSSIVRRTGMLEVETLGAPMDILWFQVAKRVPGGGALRGSFERGRLVVLIDRGDYWQCGLVIPKGGAEALKARGLDHVRSLIGAAAPDLELGEIDDWADFHLLSVALDRLRSWHRPGLLAIGDAAHAMSPIGGIGINLAIQDAVAAANILAEPLARKEPVDPLLDQVQRRRALPTRVIQAGQKAAQDNFIGKLLQPGAPLAQAPLAIRLLDRFPLLRRIPGRLVGLGVRRERVRSPVA; the protein is encoded by the coding sequence ATGGCGGACGTGCTCATCGTCGGCGGGGGCCCGGCCGGGATGATGGCCGGCCTGCTCTTCGCCCGCGCCGGAGTCTCGGTCCGGGTGCTCGAGAAGCACGCTGACTTCTTCCGCGATTTCCGTGGCGACACCGTCCACCCCTCGACGATGGAGATCCTCGACCAGCTCGGGATGCTCGAGCGCTTCCTCGAGCGCCCCCACAGCCGAGTCGACCGCGCCCAGCTGCGCATCGCCGGCCGCGACTGGACGATCGGCGACCTGTCGCACCTCGCCACGCCGGCGCCGTTCATAGCCTTCATGCCGCAGTGGGAATTCCTCGACTTCCTGCGCGACGAAGCTCGGAGCTTCCCCGGATTTGAGCTGAGCATGAACGCCGCGGTCGATGGCTTAATCGAGCGCGACGGCCGGGTCATGGGGGTCCGCCTCGCCGACGGCAGCGAGCTTCATGCGCCTCTGACGATCGCCGCCGACGGCCGCTCGTCGATCGTCCGCCGAACCGGCATGCTCGAAGTGGAGACGCTCGGCGCACCGATGGACATCCTGTGGTTCCAGGTCGCCAAGCGGGTGCCGGGGGGAGGGGCGCTGCGCGGCAGCTTCGAGCGCGGCAGGCTCGTCGTGCTGATCGACCGCGGCGACTATTGGCAGTGCGGGCTGGTCATTCCCAAGGGCGGTGCCGAAGCGCTCAAGGCGCGCGGCCTCGACCATGTCCGGTCGCTGATCGGCGCCGCCGCGCCGGATCTCGAGCTGGGCGAGATCGACGACTGGGCGGATTTCCATTTGCTCAGCGTGGCGCTCGACCGGCTTCGCTCATGGCACCGCCCCGGCCTGCTGGCGATCGGCGACGCCGCCCACGCGATGAGCCCGATCGGCGGGATCGGCATTAACCTCGCCATCCAGGACGCCGTGGCCGCGGCCAACATTCTCGCCGAACCGCTCGCGCGGAAAGAACCGGTCGATCCTTTGCTCGATCAGGTCCAGCGCCGCCGCGCGTTGCCGACGCGAGTCATCCAGGCCGGCCAGAAAGCGGCGCAGGACAATTTCATCGGCAAGTTGCTGCAACCCGGAGCACCGCTCGCCCAGGCCCCGCTGGCAATTCGGCTGCTCGACCGTTTCCCGCTGCTGCGCCGAATTCCCGGCCGCTTGGTCGGCCTCGGCGTCCGGCGCGAGCGGGTGCGCTCGCCCGTCGCCTAA
- a CDS encoding DUF2945 domain-containing protein, which produces MVKTFRKGDKVSWESSGGHSTGKVVKKLTAPMTIKGHKVAASKDNPEYLVETEEGRQAAHKPESLKRA; this is translated from the coding sequence ATGGTCAAGACATTCCGCAAGGGCGACAAGGTGTCGTGGGAGTCGAGCGGCGGCCATTCGACCGGCAAGGTCGTCAAGAAGCTGACCGCCCCGATGACCATCAAGGGCCACAAGGTCGCGGCGTCCAAGGACAATCCCGAATATCTGGTCGAGACCGAGGAAGGCAGGCAGGCCGCGCACAAGCCGGAGTCGCTGAAGCGGGCTTGA